Genomic DNA from Filimonas effusa:
CAATGGGGTACTGCGATCACAGAAACGAAGATTGGCATGAAGGATCTGAAATGGCAGACCTCTATCAAGTACAACCTTGGTGTAGATATGAAGTTGTTCGACAATGCGGTAGATATCATTGTAGACATCTTTAAAACCAATGCGAAAGATATTTACCAGCAGCGTGTGACGATACCTGAAGAAGTGGGTTCGCCTGCCAATCCATGGCTTAACACGAGCGCTATGAAGAGCTGGGGTGCAGATGGTACGCTGGCGTTCACCAAGAAGGTGAAGAAAGATCTTGAAGTTACGCTGCGCGGCAATTTTACGATCACCCGTAATAAAGTCACCCACTACGAGCAGGCGGGGGTTAATTTTCCATACCAGTCTTATACGGGCGTACCCTATGGTGTACAAAGAGGGCTGATAGCCTTAGGCTTATTTAAAGATGATGCAGATATCAACAGCAGTCCGAGGCAGACATTTATGAGCAATTATCTGCCTGGCGATATCAAGTATAAAGATGTAAACGGAGACGGCATCATAGATACTGATGATATAGTGCCGCTCAACTACTCGAATGTTCCGAGGATCGTACTGGGTTTTGCGCCTGTGGTTTCATATAAGAAGTGGACGGCGAGTTTACTTTTTACGCACCAGGACAAGGTTAGTTATTTTCTTGGAGGTACGGGTTATTACCCGTTTGTGGGAGAATCGACAGGCAATGTGCTGCGCATTGTAGCCAATCCTGCGAACCGCTGGATACCTGCGAGCCTTGCGGGCAAGGATGAGATCGCTGAAAATCCGAATGCCAGATTTCCCCGCCTCACTTATGGCAACAATACCAATAACAACAGGGCTTCTACTTTCTGGCTTGCCGATGCATCGTTTGTGCGCCTGCAAAATGCGGAAATCAATTACAAGTGGGAATGTGAGTGGCTCAGGAAAAAAGGTATAGCCGCCGCCACCTTCAGCTTACTTGGTTATAATCTTGCCGTATGGGATAAGGTAAAGCTCTGGGATCCTGAGCAAGCTTCTTCCAATGGCGCCAAGTATCCCATTCAACGTACTTATACCGTACAGCTATACCTGAATTTTAAATAATCAACTTTTACAAGATGAACAGATTATATAAAATAAAATCATTCTTTTTCATATCGATGCTGGCCCTGGGCCTGACGATGGCAGCAGGTTCGTGTAAGAAAGCTTACCTGAATATCGACGAATACATTTACGATTTCATTCAACTGGATTCCGTTTTTGCAACGCAGGATAAGTTACTTCAATATATCAATGGCATTGCTTCTTACCTGCCGGCGGAAGACAGGTTATGGACCTCATCGTGGTCGCCGTTCCAGGGGGCATCGGACGAGAATTTTACTTCGTGGAACGATGCAAGGCATGCCGGCATAAAGCTGTTACTGGGTGAGATAACGCCTTATACTGCGAATTCGTATTACAATAATTACGAGAACTGGTACAGGGGCATCAGGAAGGCGAATACTGTTATTGCCCGGATCGATGAGTGTAAAGAGTTGTCGCTGGTGACTAAAAGAGAATACCTGGGTGAGATGTATTTTTTCAAGGGGTATTTTCTTTATCATCTTATACAGCAATACGGGCCGGCTGTGATACCATCTGATACGGCGCAGGATCTAACGGCGTCATCGTCGTCTTTATCACTGGAGCGGAGCAGTTATGATGATTGTGTGAAATACATTATCAAGAATATGGAGCAGGCCTATAACCTGTTACCGGCTACCAAGGATGCGCTGGCGGAAGTGAACCGTCCTACTTCCGGTGCGGCGCTGGCTGTGATGAGCCGTGTTTTACTGGTTGCTGCCAGCCCTATGTACAATGGCAATCCTGCCTATGCTACGTGGAAACGTTCTGACGGCACCAATTTCATATCCACTTCGGAGGATAACAGCAAGTGGGGTAAAGCTGCCGTTGCGGCAAAGAGGGTGATGCAAACGGGAAGGTATGAGCTTTATATTTTTCCGCGGGCAGCCGATACCGATCCACTTGCTGCCAACGTTCCTTCTGCGGCCTATCCCAATGGCGCAGGCGGACTGGATCCTTACCGGTCTTATAAATACACTTTTGTGGGAGAGGTACCTGCCACAAGTAATCCTGAGATCATATGGTCACGTAACGTAGACCCTCGTGGTACCGATTCACCGTTATGGTTGTCTACCCCTTCGCATATGAGTGGCGGGAACGGGCTGAATATTACGCAGGATCTTGTAGACGCTTTTAAGATGAAAGACGGCAGGGATATCAATAGTTCAAGCGCTACGTATCCTTATCCCGATGCGGCTACAGCTTACCAGCCTATTGGTGCGCTCAAGAACATTTCCGATGTTCAGCTTGTGGCGAATACGCCTAAAATGTATGATAACAGGGAGGCGCGCTTTTATGCCAATATAGGTTTTTGTCATTCGTACTGGAAGGGCACTTCTTATACCGGTACCGATGCTAATATCAAAAACGTAGAGATCACGTATTATTCAAACGGAACTGCTGCGCCTATCAATACCTTTCCGAATGACTATAACCATACAGGTTATACCTGTATCAAGTACAATCATTTTGCCGACAATATGAAGCAAAGTGGTTCTATTCTTCCGAAGGTATTTCCAATGTTCCGCTATGCGGAAATACTGCTGAACTATGCAGAGGCGCTTAATGAATTAAACAATCCCTATACCGATGCGCTTACGGGCATTACCGTTGAGCGGAATGTTACCGAAATAGCCAATGCCTTCAACCGCGTTAGGTTCAGGGCGGGGCTGCCGGGATTGAGCGCTGCTGAACTTGCCAGTCAGGCTACCATCAGGGAAGCCATTAAAAGAGAGCGTAAGGTAGAGTTTGCGTGTGAAGGCAGGCGTTACCACGACTTACGCCGCTGGCTCGATGCGCCTGTTGCTTATTCGCAGCCTGTTGTGGGTATGAATGTGGCTGCCAGTTCAAGCAACAGGCAACAGTTCTTTACCAGGACGACGCTGAACGAGCAACTCACGTTAAGGTTCTGGAGCTTTAAAATGTATTTCTGGCCGATCCCTAAAAATGCCCTGGATAAGAATACCAAGCTGGTTCAAAATCCAAGTTGGTAATATCAGTATCATTTAACCAGAGCGCTGCAATGGCTGGTAGCGGGATAATATCACCGGTACCGGCAGCAGCTGCCAAAACTTATTTACACATGAAGATTACTCATATAAAAACCGCATCATTTTTCATAGGCTGTTCCCTGATGATGGGTTGCAGCAAGATGGCAGATCCCCTGGGAACGGAACAATATGCAAAGAGCGTGTACCTGGTTGGTGCGAATCAATCGAACAACGAGGGTATGCAGATCATGAATATAGCGTATAAA
This window encodes:
- a CDS encoding RagB/SusD family nutrient uptake outer membrane protein — encoded protein: MNRLYKIKSFFFISMLALGLTMAAGSCKKAYLNIDEYIYDFIQLDSVFATQDKLLQYINGIASYLPAEDRLWTSSWSPFQGASDENFTSWNDARHAGIKLLLGEITPYTANSYYNNYENWYRGIRKANTVIARIDECKELSLVTKREYLGEMYFFKGYFLYHLIQQYGPAVIPSDTAQDLTASSSSLSLERSSYDDCVKYIIKNMEQAYNLLPATKDALAEVNRPTSGAALAVMSRVLLVAASPMYNGNPAYATWKRSDGTNFISTSEDNSKWGKAAVAAKRVMQTGRYELYIFPRAADTDPLAANVPSAAYPNGAGGLDPYRSYKYTFVGEVPATSNPEIIWSRNVDPRGTDSPLWLSTPSHMSGGNGLNITQDLVDAFKMKDGRDINSSSATYPYPDAATAYQPIGALKNISDVQLVANTPKMYDNREARFYANIGFCHSYWKGTSYTGTDANIKNVEITYYSNGTAAPINTFPNDYNHTGYTCIKYNHFADNMKQSGSILPKVFPMFRYAEILLNYAEALNELNNPYTDALTGITVERNVTEIANAFNRVRFRAGLPGLSAAELASQATIREAIKRERKVEFACEGRRYHDLRRWLDAPVAYSQPVVGMNVAASSSNRQQFFTRTTLNEQLTLRFWSFKMYFWPIPKNALDKNTKLVQNPSW